One segment of Panicum virgatum strain AP13 chromosome 3K, P.virgatum_v5, whole genome shotgun sequence DNA contains the following:
- the LOC120700805 gene encoding glycine-rich RNA-binding protein-like: MAQAATAAARVVRLAIANLAAARAEVEAEEAEDAARAAEVEVETLRSSINGSIASDITADGYLEELARERARERMARWAAAHPHTHGGGSGPKDRAPGGGGLRARAPGGGGLERRGCSPLGGGMRGGDNTPGGGGGGRGDGSPLGRGARGGGGAPGYHAIQAVVRDTGPSGGWPTLTKTNYVE, from the coding sequence ATGGCACAGGCTGCTACAGCAGCGGCGAGGGTGGTCAGGCTGGCAATAGCGAActtggcggcggccagggcggaggtggaagcagaggaggcagaAGATGCAGCACGTGCGGCGGAGGTtgaggttgagaccttgcgcaGCAGCATCAATGGCTCCATCGCCAGCGACATCACTGCCGACGGGTACCTTGAGGAGCTGGCGAGGGAGAGGGCGCGGGAGCGGATGGCAcggtgggcagcagcccacccCCACACCCacggcggtggcagcggcccGAAGGACCGCGcgcctggtggcggcggcctgaGGGCCCGTGCTCCCGGTGGTGGCGGCCTGGAGCGCCGCGGCTGCAGCCCCCTTGGTGGGGGCATGCGTGGTGGCGACAACACCcctggcgggggggggggggggcgaggcgACGGCAGCCCCCTTGGtaggggcgcgcgcggcggcggcggcgcccccggctaccacgCCATCCAGGCAGTGGTCAGGGACACTGGTCCCAGTGGCGGGTGGCCaaccctcaccaagaccaactacgtcgagtaG